One Lentisphaera araneosa HTCC2155 DNA window includes the following coding sequences:
- a CDS encoding DUF1501 domain-containing protein: MDRRQFIKTAGASALSFNLPFNAMASSLDFKQTPGSAKNLIYLYMGGGMSHMDTFDHKGSHKNQGPVKAIKTRAQEVEISEFLPLTAEHTDKMAIVNSMTSTAGAHAQGNYFMHTSYEMRSTIQHPGIGAWFQKFHGKLNKTLPGSVFVGGNSRTFGNRGFFEPEYAPLSISSPEAGLKNAKNPYFEDKEFHRLTSLTNELDEKFMKDFELDSTQSAVSTYREAMDLMSSPDLAAFKLDNVTEKDKTMYGDNNFGMGCLLAKRLVQKGIRTVEVSLGGWDTHSNNFDRVSLNTNTLDKAYSALLSDLEESGMLKDTLVVLATEFGRTPKINVNDGRDHYPKAFSCVLAGGPVRGGQKYGMTSEDGTTAVKDAVKIPDFNATIAKALGMPWQQQLFSPSKRPFKVAHRGKPVDALLTI; this comes from the coding sequence ATTCATCAAAACTGCCGGAGCTAGTGCACTAAGCTTCAACCTTCCTTTCAACGCCATGGCGTCTTCTCTAGACTTTAAACAAACACCTGGATCTGCCAAAAACCTCATCTACCTTTACATGGGTGGTGGCATGTCACACATGGATACATTTGACCACAAAGGTAGCCATAAGAATCAAGGCCCCGTTAAAGCGATCAAAACTCGAGCGCAAGAAGTCGAGATCTCTGAATTCCTTCCTTTGACAGCTGAGCACACAGATAAAATGGCTATTGTCAACTCAATGACTTCTACGGCTGGTGCCCATGCTCAGGGTAATTACTTCATGCATACCAGTTATGAGATGCGCTCCACTATTCAACACCCAGGAATCGGTGCTTGGTTTCAAAAATTCCACGGCAAACTTAACAAAACTTTGCCCGGCTCAGTTTTCGTCGGTGGCAATAGCCGCACCTTTGGTAATCGCGGTTTCTTTGAACCAGAATACGCTCCCCTTTCTATCAGCAGCCCCGAAGCTGGCTTAAAAAATGCAAAAAACCCCTATTTCGAAGATAAAGAATTTCATCGCCTCACTTCTTTGACTAATGAACTCGACGAAAAATTCATGAAAGATTTTGAACTCGATAGTACTCAGTCGGCAGTTTCAACTTACCGTGAAGCTATGGACCTCATGTCGAGCCCTGACCTCGCAGCTTTTAAACTTGATAATGTCACTGAAAAAGACAAAACGATGTATGGCGATAATAATTTTGGCATGGGTTGCCTCCTTGCTAAACGACTCGTTCAAAAGGGTATCCGTACAGTCGAGGTTTCTCTCGGAGGCTGGGATACTCACAGTAATAATTTTGATCGCGTTTCACTCAATACAAACACTCTCGACAAAGCCTACAGTGCTTTATTAAGCGATCTCGAAGAAAGTGGCATGCTTAAAGACACCCTTGTTGTACTCGCAACTGAATTTGGTCGAACTCCAAAAATCAATGTTAATGACGGCCGTGACCACTACCCTAAAGCCTTCTCTTGTGTTTTAGCAGGTGGTCCAGTGCGCGGCGGCCAGAAATATGGTATGACCAGTGAAGATGGCACTACTGCTGTTAAAGATGCAGTTAAAATTCCAGATTTTAATGCGACCATCGCAAAAGCTCTAGGGATGCCTTGGCAACAACAGCTCTTCAGCCCCTCTAAACGCCCTTTCAAAGTGGCCCACAGAGGCAAACCAGTCGATGCCCTCTTAACAATTTAA